tgaactaaaatcacgacaagaatttaggaacggagggactAGTTAAGTACGTAGATATGATCCAATGTAAAACAGTTGTCGTTTCGTACCAAATCGATAGCACCGAGGTTTGAAGCTCCGGGTTGGGCAGAAGCCCCGACATGAGAATAAGGATCTCAAATGACCACCACTCAAGactgaaacaaaacaaaagaacaaacaTGATTAGCCAGCCAGAGATAACCAAAAATATTCCAAATGCAGAGGGGATTCCCAGTATGATCATTACCATATCATGAGCGCGGAGGGCAGCGCCAGGCGCAGGAACACGCCGACTCCCGTGAAGGCCTTGACCGTGGGCGGCGTGCGCGTGTCCTGGCAGGAGCTGGACAGCGCGATGTAGGCGACGAGCATGGCGGCGTTGATCCAGGAGGAGACGCtgacggcgagcgcggcgcCCGTGTAGCCCATCCCGGACCGGAACACCATGGCCCAGCACAGCGGCACGTGGAGCGCCAGCGTGGCCACGGACGACGCCAGGAGCGGCATGATCAGGCTCTGGGACTGCAGGAACTTGGTGGCCGGCTGGATCACCGCGTTAGCGAACAGCCCCGGGATCAGCCACACGATGTACCGCCCGGCACCGTGCGCGATCAGCGGGTCCTGCCCTAGCAGGACCAGGACCTTGCCCATGAACGCCCACAGGAGCGACAGCGGGACGCACACCGCCAGGAGGGTCACCGTGGCCCTGTAGGCGTGGAGGCCTAGAGTGTGGTACTGCTTTGCGCCGTAGGCCTGCCCGCAGAGCGTCTCCAGTGCACTTGCCATCCCGATCTGTGTTTTTCACAAATTATGATTCAGTGTTTTGGTGTTGATTGCTGGGTGAAAATCGCCGAAATGGAATATAGTTTCAGTATCCTCGTACTCCATGGCCCAGCACAGTTTGAAAGTTTCTATTTGGGATCTACTGTGAAAATTAAGCAAGCTCATGTCAGCGGGACGTCGATGTTAATACTTCAGTAAAAATATGACAGTTGACTGACTAAAATCAGAGACGCTGATAGGTCGCCTGAAAATCAACTCTCTCATGGTATGGTCATACCGCTAATCGCGTGATCACACAAAGGAAAACGACCTTTGGAGGGAGTGCCATAAACTAACTTCCAAGTAAACAACCTTTAAGTAATGGAAGGAATGTAATCTGACAAAGTTGTGTAAAATGAGTTACAGAAAgagatacggagtactagtttGAACGATTCCTCAAAATTGACTGCGACTTGATGCATATTTTTCCTGCGGTGTCACAGTGCCCTTAGCAgactactagtactagtagatCAATCAGAAATAAGATGGCACCCACCACTTCAGTCGCAAAGTCACGTGGCCACCGAGTATGATTAGTATCTAACCGTAACAAGGTCAACCACCCTACAGTCCTAAAAACCAGAGCAATAAAGAACTCGTGAGCCTCAATGTTattaaagaaaagaagttgtGACCCgatcaaaaaaagaaaagaaaagaagttgtGAACCTTTTGGTTttcatgtttgtttttcaAGATGGGGAATCGGAAGGGCTCTTTCCGGGCCGGGAGCGATCTCGACAAGCCAAGAACACAAAAGACGACCGTGGCCAAATCGAACTAGACGACCAGAGACGATCGAGGAATGCACGGCATGCAAAAATGAAGGAGGGGGCTAAAAAAGGGAGACCGCAAACAGCAAAGAAACATATGCGGACACGATCGGAAAGGACGGGATAAGTTTCGAGTGGTGTACGGACGAGGAGGCTGAagccggagacggaggcgagggaggtggcgatggcggcggaggagagcggGAGGACGCCCGGGAGGTGCCCCACCATCATGTTGGAGGACACCTGCACCGCGTACTGGGACAGGCTCACGGCCACCATCGGCAGCGCCAGGTACGCCAGCTTCCCGGTTTCGCTCCTCCACCCGGCCGCTGCTGCATCCTTCTTCTCCCCATCATCAGCAGCCTCCTGATCCTtccgcggcagcagcggctgcCTTGCCGGTGCCTCCGCCATCGATCGAGAAGAAGATctctgcagctagctagccttcTTATTGATGACTGATCTGATCTCCGGGCGGGAGCTCTGCTCAGGGTAAAATGTTTTGTTTGCTGGATGTGTGCCTAGGCGCAAGGCAGCCGAGTTAttattggacccccgaggccggaGCGCTAGAGAAGGGTGTGTTGTGTTTGCTCTGGACCGCTGCTTCGGCACGGCGCCGAGTCGTTGCCGTTGTTTGTGATCAGGACATAAATGGCTTTTCTGCCTTTCTCTCCTGATTATAAAAACATACAGTAGCAACGTGGCAAAGAGGGTAGTGAATTTCCTGCAGGGTATGGTTGCCCCAGGTCCGGCCGGAGACGAGACCCGCGCAGGTGACGCCTGCCTCGGAAATGTCCAATATGGAGATATGTGACGGGCTCCACTTGGCTGGCAATCAGCGCTGCGATGAGGACTTCAGAGAAGATCACTGAACTTGCTCCAAGTGTTTAAACAAGGGCACATGCCTCTCCAAATCTTCGCTTGATCGCTTCCATAAACAGCTAGTAATAGGTTACAGCGGTCCTTGGAAAGAAAAACTGCCCACTTCTTCCAACTAAAAACAATCGATCTATTTTAATAGACTGAGATGGTAATAAGGACAATATATCAAATTTAATATAAGATGTTGTAGCTTTGTGGTAAGTCAAACTTACTAGGTCTGACCAACTTTAAAGAAAAATCTATTGACATGTACAATGTGAAATGAGTATACTATGAAAGTGTCAATACTtcagtacaactttgtacttgAGTTGTACTAAATTAACGACACTTGTTAtagatcggagagagtaaacTTATTTAACAGGGGTGAAAATCGTGACGTTTTGTTACCCTTTTCCGATGATAGCCACCTCCTTGAACAGTCTGGAACTGTCAAGGACATCGAATCAGATCATCATGCACCGTACAGGAGACGTGCTCTGTATAGCTCGCAGACAATACAAGAAGTGTGGACAAAATTACGGGTTGTAAAGCAGAAGGAATAAAGATGGGCTGCATCTACAAGTACAGCGCACATGTAAGCATGTTTTCTCCTAGATTGAGATCTTTGTGTGTCGTTATGTAACTGCTCAGTTATATTGAACTAAAATTATATCGAACTCTTGCGTTTGCTGACAGCCTGACATAATCCAAGACAAATCGGATTGGACCGGATCATTGGATGAAGATGCAGCTTTAACATCATCACTAGCAAAAGGATGCGACATTTCAGCAGTGTGTTAGAACTTACCCGCTACTCCTACAGGCATATGACTAGAAAATGTGCAGTTTTGGTTAACGGAATCTAATTTAGTGGTTCACCAGGACAGACGGTTCACGCAAACTCCAAGGAAGCCATCCGATACTGCAATTTGTCCTAGAAGGCTTGCAGCTGATCACAAAATTGGCATTCCAAGTTTTCAACACGGATTATAGATCTGTGTTGGGCTTGTTCCCTTCGTTCGCGTGGTTTTCAGGTGAAGCTGATtgtggttgctgctgctgtcctgCACCTGCACTGGTTTCAGGATGGAAATTGATGGGGAACTTGGTGACCCGAGGCTTGTCAGTCAAAATATTCCTCTGCACCCGGTCAATCAGCAGCTTCGCTGGGGGCTCTTCTCTAAGCTGCTCATCATCATAATCATTGTTCACATAGTAACCTACTCTAATGAACTCCTGCCCCATGTATGAACAAGTCAACAGCAGCACAGTAACACCAATTATGTCTTCCTCACGGATCTTTGATGGATCAGGAGGATCAGCCTGGAACAGAAACGGGCATATCAGTCCAATTTGCAGATTTAGATCGAGCAAAGCAGGTGATCACTGCAATATGACCAGGCAGGTTTCTGCATGGCTGTGCAATTGCATTATCTTATCAAAGTTCATGATGCAGGTTGCAGACTCATTGATCAGTATAATATGACCTATTTTACCTGCAGAACAAAACAGTATGTCCCAACATTCACAGGGCCAACAAGCACGCTCTCAAGTTGCTGATCATAATTCTCATCTTCAGCTGATCCAACATATATAAGCTTCCACTCCAGATCTGAAAAAACAGCAAGCAAAGTCACTGACCGTACTTTACTAGCCTCAGACAGGAAAACTATGACAATACAAGCAtagaactaaaaaaaaatgatcagcAAAATGGTTAAATAGGTCGAGTAACACTAAATGTAGATGGAAATGGATAATTTAGATAATCTCCTTCCAAGATaacagaaaaatattttggtAGCGCAGTTGTTAATTCATCGTAAAAGGAATACAAAAGGATAAGCAAGTGGTCGCTAAGGGCTCGTTCGGTTGCATTTGTTCCATGTGGGGATTGAAGGGAATTGGAGGggatttgaactaaaatcctGAGAGTTGATCCCCACTGGTAATGGTGGAACCGAACAAGGTGTAAAGGAATAAGGATAATTCAGAGTGGCACCCAACACACATTGGTTTGTAGAAAGAAATGTTTCAGTGAATGGGTCAACAACAACTTCTTGCCCCTCAACAGTATGGTAGACAGATAAAAAGAGCGTGTGCATAAGAAAGTAGCAATGATGAGAAACTATCAATCATGATCCTAGTACACTAGTTGTTGCCCCATGAGCACATCACTAATGTAAACAGAGATGAAGCATGAATTAATGGGTATGTATTTCTATGTGAACATTGGCCTTTTATGTAGAATTAATTAAATGTAGGTATCCAAATCACTTTCTTCGGGAGCGTACATCCACATGCAAAGTGTAAATGTGTAATACATTTACTAGACCATAGACCAGGAAAACAACTCACAAGTTATCCATATTTTGTTGAGTTTGTAGAGTTGATTTCATTAAGAATATTTGCGGCGTGCATGATTGTAACCAATATGTGATTTGCATTATATATGCATCACTACAGAATCCTATTTTAATAAGAATGAACATAGACAAAAAAGGCACGTGATATACAACAAGATAAGCTCCAGGAAACTGTAAAACTgacaccatagtcaccacctTAATTTTGGAGGGCTCAGCAGAAATAATATGTAGACTAGTCGAATATCTTGATAATGTGGCCATATTTAATTCACATATCCAGCAGCCTAACCATCACCACAATCCAGTGATTCTTAAACTGAAGGTTAAGACATGCAAAACCAGAGGGTTCCTCACACTCGCCATAAGAGAATACCAACAGCATAGCACCCAAATATGATATGCACGTCACGCCGTGAATAAGAATCTATGTGAAAACTATGTGAGGCTATTCATATGTGAGGATGTTCATATGTAGCTCGAACCATGGAAACCGCTTGGGAGCAGGCCAGTTCAATTTCCTTCAAAAACTGAAAATCCACCCAGCGGTTTAGTACAAAAAATGAATAGCTGGTCTGCACGGTTTGCATCCAAACCGTTTTTGAACCCCTCCTACTATGCATATAAAGGGAACAAAAAATGGATGAACTTAACGCGTGTCCATGCTATAATGCTTTTCCTTTGGACCAGTTAAATTATATGTCAGTTATCTTGTTATAATGAGTTGAAGCGAAGGATTTCGAATCCAATACTAGCCAAATCTATAGCAAGAGGCCAATACAATTTCCAAGAGGTAATTGTTCCAGTACAAACTGAGACCTTACTATTCATGAAAACCAGAGGCTTATCAGATCAATCTCTGCTACTTCCTGCTAAAACTTGCCTTACTTTCTGATCTCCATTTGGAAATGAAATTA
The Brachypodium distachyon strain Bd21 chromosome 2, Brachypodium_distachyon_v3.0, whole genome shotgun sequence genome window above contains:
- the LOC100843160 gene encoding LOW QUALITY PROTEIN: histone chaperone ASF1B-like (The sequence of the model RefSeq protein was modified relative to this genomic sequence to represent the inferred CDS: inserted 1 base in 1 codon), with the translated sequence MSAVNLTNVAVLDNPTXFVNPFQFEISYECLVPLEDDLEWKLIYVGSAEDENYDQQLESVLVGPVNVGTYCFVLQADPPDPSKIREEDIIGVTVLLLTCSYMGQEFIRVGYYVNNDYDDEQLREEPPAKLLIDRVQRNILTDKPRVTKFPINFHPETSAGAGQQQQPQSASPENHANEGNKPNTDL
- the LOC100842855 gene encoding protein DETOXIFICATION 12 isoform X1, giving the protein MAEAPARQPLLPRKDQEAADDGEKKDAAAAGWRSETGKLAYLALPMVAVSLSQYAVQVSSNMMVGHLPGVLPLSSAAIATSLASVSGFSLLIGMASALETLCGQAYGAKQYHTLGLHAYRATVTLLAVCVPLSLLWAFMGKVLVLLGQDPLIAHGAGRYIVWLIPGLFANAVIQPATKFLQSQSLIMPLLASSVATLALHVPLCWAMVFRSGMGYTGAALAVSVSSWINAAMLVAYIALSSSCQDTRTPPTVKAFTGVGVFLRLALPSALMICLEWWSFEILILMSGLLPNPELQTSVLSICLTSVSSLYSIPSGLGAGGSTRVANELGAGNPLGARSAVRVMMSIAVTEAVLVSGTLVLSRRLLGRAYSSEEQVVSAVAAMVPLVSITVVTDGLQGALSGVARGCGWQHLGAYVNLGSFYLLGIPIALILGFVLNMGAKGLWMGIICGSISQTTLLSAITFFIDWQKMADQARERSLSEKESEPGSRILLE
- the LOC100842855 gene encoding protein DETOXIFICATION 12 isoform X2, encoding MKTKRTVGWLTLLRLDTNHTRWPRDFATEVIGMASALETLCGQAYGAKQYHTLGLHAYRATVTLLAVCVPLSLLWAFMGKVLVLLGQDPLIAHGAGRYIVWLIPGLFANAVIQPATKFLQSQSLIMPLLASSVATLALHVPLCWAMVFRSGMGYTGAALAVSVSSWINAAMLVAYIALSSSCQDTRTPPTVKAFTGVGVFLRLALPSALMICLEWWSFEILILMSGLLPNPELQTSVLSICLTSVSSLYSIPSGLGAGGSTRVANELGAGNPLGARSAVRVMMSIAVTEAVLVSGTLVLSRRLLGRAYSSEEQVVSAVAAMVPLVSITVVTDGLQGALSGVARGCGWQHLGAYVNLGSFYLLGIPIALILGFVLNMGAKGLWMGIICGSISQTTLLSAITFFIDWQKMADQARERSLSEKESEPGSRILLE